The Impatiens glandulifera chromosome 3, dImpGla2.1, whole genome shotgun sequence genome contains a region encoding:
- the LOC124929465 gene encoding serine/arginine-rich-splicing factor SR34-like produces MTRSSKTIYVGNLPGDIREREVEDLFYKYGPIAHIDLKIPPRPPGYAFVEFEEMRDAEDAIRGRDGYDFDGSRLRVELAHGGRGNSSSTDRHSFSNSGRSSRGISRRTEFRVQVTGLPSSASWQDLKDHMRKAGDVCFSQVFRDGRGTTGVADYTNIDDMKYAIRKLDDTEFKNAFSRSIVRVRKYRSESRSRSRSRSRSRSNSRGRSNSRSRSPSKSRSKSPKAKSTRRSRSRSSVSRSPSRSKSPVPSKRLSKSPKKLRSKSPSLSPKKLRSKSRSPSPPKKLRSKSLSRSPSRSASR; encoded by the exons ATGACTCGCTCAAGCAAAACAATTTATGTCGGAAATCTTCCTGGTGATATTCGCGAGAGGGAAGTTGAAGATCTGTTTTACAAG TATGGTCCAATTGCTCATATTGATTTGAAAATCCCACCAAGACCACCTGGTTATGCATTTGTTGAG TTTGAAGAGATGCGTGATGCTGAAGATGCTATCCGAGGTCGTGATGGCTACGACTTTGATGGATCCCGTCTGCGG GTTGAACTTGCACATGGAGGTCGTGGAAATTCATCATCAACAGATCGACATAGCTTTAGTAACAGTGGACGTTCCAGCCGAGGAATTTCAAGACGCACAGAGTTTCGTG TTCAAGTCACTGGATTGCCTTCCTCTGCTTCATGGCAGGATTTAAAA GATCATATGCGTAAAGCAGGGGATGTATGTTTCTCCCAAGTCTTCCGTGATGGAAGAG GCACTACAGGAGTTGCTGATTACACTAATATTGATGACATGAAATATGCT ATTAGGAAACTGGATGACACTGAGtttaaaaatgcattttctCGTTCAATTGTTCGT GTGAGAAAATATAGAAGTGAGAGTAGAAGCCGCTCCAGGAGCCGCAGCCGGAGTCGCTCCAACTCTAGAGGTAGGAGCAATAGTCGCAGCCGAAGTCCAAGTAAAAGCAGGAG CAAGTCTCCAAAAGCTAAATCAACACGTAGGTCCCGCTCGAGATCAAGTGTGTCAAG ATCTCCATCAAGATCAAAATCTCCTGTACCATCT AAACGCCTGAGTAAGAGCCCGAAAAAACTGAGGAGCAAGAGTCCAAGCTTGAGCCCCAAAAAACTGAGGAGCAAGAGTAGAAGCCCAAGCCCCCCCAAAAAACTGAGGAGCAAAAGTCTAAGTCGGAGCCCTAGCAGAAGTGCCTCCAG GTAA